From the Molothrus ater isolate BHLD 08-10-18 breed brown headed cowbird chromosome 25, BPBGC_Mater_1.1, whole genome shotgun sequence genome, one window contains:
- the PLEKHA6 gene encoding pleckstrin homology domain-containing family A member 6 isoform X7 produces the protein MSSKAGSKRPATVPSEPPNHAMVAEVPPERPGGRAPRSSRKGIAFGKRSNSMKRNPNAAVTKSGWLYKQASSGVKQWNKRWFVLVDRCLFYYKDEKEENILGSIPLLSFRVAAVQPSDNISRKHTFKVTVCWVEELPAGNGQSLSPPQAEHAGIRTYFFSAENTEEQESWIQAMGEAARVQIPPSQRHEKPDSENIPPSKHHHHHHCNAAHREHPKAEPDTKTRGEGDGRGSEKMERKPSERADGKKDPLAKTNGLVGQEPPSEPGSPYPEGPRGPASAERPAQPNGWPYPSPSRPGSTAFPPAGDGDSGAQRRGVTPRSHPEKVAQRKSSMTQLQQWVNSRRATAPTEELRSPTRFYPVSRRVPDYYSPYSPQYPEEYQYYPPGVRPDSICSMPAFDRVSPPWALEDKRRSFRNGGPFHPAFGRQDVPLWLPAPSRPPSYLDEVDAASGSLRRMSLQPRSRSVPRSPSQGSYGRARVYSPVRSPSARFERLPPRGDEIYADPATFVMRRSISSPKYDYLGDRRPVPAGMYPYHFPASPTIHDKMDELLDLQLQRNLEYLDQQMSESETLITMVNRMVETSSPRAQLYMQVTPFPEPYRDTLHPYKISEQDTDKLLGKLCEQNKVLREQERLVQQLRAEKESLESALMGTHQELEMFGSQPAYPEKLLHKKESLQNQLINIRVELSQASTALANSTAEYESLESEVSTLHDDLWEQLNLDIQNEMLNRQIQREIWRIQDVMEGLRKNNPSRGTDTAKHRVALGPSGTYSSNSPASPLSSASLTSPLSPFSLISGSQGSPTKPGPGEPKPGLEQSKKEPPRPSPPGPTPEGLPQTRPEHDGDKQAALNKVGIVPPRTKSPAEEEAVPRRNGLANGLSSRERPKSAVFATETKVKMSVEEQIDRMKRHQSGSMKEKRRSLQLPGPQPLPGPQPDPPGTKTPSSYKVVRRHRSIHEVDISDLEAALRSDEPDKVYETPQEEIARLRKMELEPQHYDVDIHKELSTPDKVLIPERYVELEPESPLSPEEMKEKQKKVERIKTLIAKSSLQNVIPLGEGEVDTPQDPEVQLQEQEKRIEISCALAAEASRRGRMLSAQCATPSPPTSPASPTPPTNPLSSEPPRADSSHLMRV, from the exons ATGTCCAGCAAGGCGGGCAGCAAGCGGCCGGCCACCGTCCCCAGCGAGCCCCCCAACCACGCCATGGTGGCCGAGGTGCCCCCGGAGCGCCCCGGAGGCCGG GCTCCGCGCTCATCCCGCAAGGGCATCGCCTTCGGGAAGCGCTCCAACTCCATGAAGAGGAACCCCAACGCCGCTGTCACCAAGAGCGGGTGGCTCTACAAGCAG GCCAGCTCGGGGGTGAAGCAGTGGAACAAGCGCTGGTTTGTGCTGGTGGATCGCTGCCTCTTCTACTACAAAG ACGAGAAGGAGGAGAACATCCTGGGCAGCATCCCCCTGCTCAGCTTCCGCGTGGCCGCCGTGCAGCCCTCGGACAACATCAGCAGGAAGCACACGTTCAAG GTGACGGTGTGCTGGGTGGAGGAGCTGCCGGCGGGTAACGGGCAGTCCCTGTCTCCTCCCCAGGCCGAGCACGCCGGCATCCGCACCTACTTCTTCAGTGCTGAGAACACGGAGGAGCAGGAGTCCTGGATCCAGGCCATGGGCGAGGCTGCCCGCGTGCAGATCCCGCCGAGCCAGAG GCACGAGAAGCCGGACTCAGAGAACATCCCCCCCagcaaacaccaccaccaccaccactgcaACGCCGCCCACCGCGAGCACCCCAAGGCTGAACCTGACACCAAGACCCGTGGCGAGGGCGACGGCCGTGGCTCGGAGAAGATGGAGCGGAAGCCGTCGGAGCGGGCGGACGGCAAGAAGGATCCTCTGGCCAAAACCAATGGCCTGGTTGGGCAGGAGCCGCCCTCGGAGCCGGGCAGTCCCTACCCCGAGGGGCCGCGGGGGCCGGCGAGCGCCGAGCGGCCGGCACAACCCAACGGGTGGCCGTACCCCTCGCCCAGCCGGCCCGGCAGCACCGCCTTCCCCCCGGCGGGTGACGGTGACAGCGGGGCCCAGCGCCGGGGCGTCACTCCCAGGTCCCACCCAGAGAAGGTGGCCCAGCGCAAGAGCTCCATGAcgcagctgcagcagtgggtgAACTCGCGCCGCGCCACCGCGCCCACCGAGGAGCTGCGCAG ccccaccaggTTTTACCCCGTGTCCCGCCGGGTGCCCGATTATTACTCGCCCTACTCGCCGCAGTACCCCGAGGAGTACCAGTACTACCCGCCGGGCGTGCGCCCCGACAGCATCTGCTCCATGCCCGCCTTCGACCGCGTCAGCCCCCCGTGGGCGCTGGAGGACAAACGCCGCTCCTTCCGCAACgggggtcccttccaccccGCCTTCGGCCGCCAGGACGTCCCGCTGTGGCTGCCGGCGCCCTCCAGGCCGCCGAGCTACCTGGACGAGGTGGACGCGGCCTCGGGCTCGCTGCGGAGGATGTCGCTGCAGCCGCGCTCGCGCTCGGTGCCGCGCTcgcccagccagggctcctaCGGCCGCGCCAGGGTTTACTCGCCCGTGCGCTCACCCAGCGCCCGCTTCGAGCGGCTGCCGCCCCGCGGGGATGAGATTTACGCCGACCCCGCCACCTTCGTGATGCGCAGGTCCATCAGCTCGCCCAAG TACGATTACCTGGGTGACAGGCGGCCCGTCCCGGCCGGGATGTACCCGTACCACTTCCCGGCGTCCCCCACCATCCACGACAAAATG GATGAACTTTTAGACCTTCAGTTGCAAAGAAACCTAGAATATTTGGACCAGCAG ATGAGTGAGAGCGAGACCCTCATCACTATGGTGAACAGGATGGTGGAGACCTCCTCCCCTAGGGCCCAGCTCTACATGCAA GTGACGCCGTTCCCGGAGCCCTACAGGGACACCCTGCACCCCTACAAGATCAGCGAGCAGGACACCGAT AAGCTGCTGGGGAAGCTCTGCGAGCAGAACAAGGTGCTGcgggagcaggagaggctggtgCAGCAGCTCCGCGCTGAGAAG GAGAGCCTGGAGAGTGCCCTGATGGGGACAcaccaggagctggagatgTTTGGGAGCCAGCCTGCCTACCCGGAGAAGCTGCTGCACAAGAAGGAATCGCTGCAGAACCAGCTCATCAACATCCGCGTGGAGCTGTCCCAGGCCAGCACG gCCCTGGCAAACAGCACGGCCGAGTACGAGAGCCTGGAGAGCGAGGTGTCCACCCTGCACGATGacctctgggagcagctcaaCCTGGAcatccag AACGAGATGCTCAACAGGCAGATCCAGAGGGAGATCTGGCGGATCCAGGACGTGATGGAGGGGCTGAGGAAGAACAACCCCTCCCGAGGCACCGACACGGCCAAGCACCGAG TGGCCCTGGGCCCCTCGGGCACGTACAGCTCcaacagccctgccagccccctgagctctgccagcctcacCAGCCCCCTGAGCCCCTTCTCCCTCATCTCCGGCTCCCAGGGATCGCCCACCAAGCCCGGCCCTGGCGAG cccaaaccaggcctggagcagagcaagaAGGAGCCCCCCCGGCCCAGCCCCCCCGGCCCCACACCCGAGGGGCTCCCACAGACCCGCCCGGAGCACGACGGCGACAAACAAGCAGCTCTCAACAAGG TGGGAATCGTCCCCCCCAGGACCAAATCTCCGGCGGAGGAGGAGGCGGTGCCCAGGAGGAATGGCCTGGCCAACGGGCTCAGCTCCCGG GAGAGACCCAAGAGCGCCGTGTTCGCTACCGAGACCAAGGTGAAGATGAGCGTGGAGGAGCAGATCGACCGCATGAAGCGCCACCAGAGCGGCTCCATGAAGGAGAAGCGGCgcagcctgcagctccccgGCCCGCAGCCGCTGCCCGGCCCCCAGCCCGACCCGCCCGGCACCAAAACCCCCTCGTCCTACAAGGTG GTGCGGCGGCACCGCAGCATCCACGAGGTGGACATCTCGGACCTGGAGGCCGCGCTGCGCTCCGACGAGCCCGACAAGGTGTACGAGACGCCGCAGGAGGAGATCGCCCGGCTGAGGAAGATGGAGCTGGAGCCGCAGCACTACGACGTGGACATCCACAAGGAG ctgtccacGCCGGACAAAGTCCTGATCCCCGAGCGCTACGTGGAGCTGGAGCCAGAATCGCCCCTCAGCCCTGAGGAGatgaaggagaagcagaagaaggTGGAAAGGATCAAGACTCTCATTGCCAAATCCAG CCTGCAGAACGTCATCCCCCTGGGTGAGGGGGAGGTGGACACCCCGCAGGACCCTgaggtgcagctgcaggagcaggagaagaggaTCGAGAtctcctgtgccctggctgccGAGGCCTCGCGCCGCGGCCGGATGCTCTCGG CTCAGTGcgccacccccagccctcccacctccccagcctccccGACTCCACCGACCAACCCCCTCTCGTCCGAGCCGCCCCGGGCCGACAGCAGCCACCTCATGCGGGTGTGA
- the PLEKHA6 gene encoding pleckstrin homology domain-containing family A member 6 isoform X5, protein MSSKAGSKRPATVPSEPPNHAMVAEVPPERPGGRAPRSSRKGIAFGKRSNSMKRNPNAAVTKSGWLYKQASSGVKQWNKRWFVLVDRCLFYYKDEKEENILGSIPLLSFRVAAVQPSDNISRKHTFKVTVCWVEELPAGNGQSLSPPQAEHAGIRTYFFSAENTEEQESWIQAMGEAARVQIPPSQRHEKPDSENIPPSKHHHHHHCNAAHREHPKAEPDTKTRGEGDGRGSEKMERKPSERADGKKDPLAKTNGLVGQEPPSEPGSPYPEGPRGPASAERPAQPNGWPYPSPSRPGSTAFPPAGDGDSGAQRRGVTPRSHPEKVAQRKSSMTQLQQWVNSRRATAPTEELRSPTRFYPVSRRVPDYYSPYSPQYPEEYQYYPPGVRPDSICSMPAFDRVSPPWALEDKRRSFRNGGPFHPAFGRQDVPLWLPAPSRPPSYLDEVDAASGSLRRMSLQPRSRSVPRSPSQGSYGRARVYSPVRSPSARFERLPPRGDEIYADPATFVMRRSISSPKYDYLGDRRPVPAGMYPYHFPASPTIHDKMDELLDLQLQRNLEYLDQQVTPFPEPYRDTLHPYKISEQDTDKLLGKLCEQNKVLREQERLVQQLRAEKESLESALMGTHQELEMFGSQPAYPEKLLHKKESLQNQLINIRVELSQASTALANSTAEYESLESEVSTLHDDLWEQLNLDIQNEMLNRQIQREIWRIQDVMEGLRKNNPSRGTDTAKHRVALGPSGTYSSNSPASPLSSASLTSPLSPFSLISGSQGSPTKPGPGEEPGPPRPPLPKSYVPLESPPAVPPLPSESRLWPYPASPSWHQGEAKRGQPKPGLEQSKKEPPRPSPPGPTPEGLPQTRPEHDGDKQAALNKVGIVPPRTKSPAEEEAVPRRNGLANGLSSRERPKSAVFATETKVKMSVEEQIDRMKRHQSGSMKEKRRSLQLPGPQPLPGPQPDPPGTKTPSSYKVVRRHRSIHEVDISDLEAALRSDEPDKVYETPQEEIARLRKMELEPQHYDVDIHKELSTPDKVLIPERYVELEPESPLSPEEMKEKQKKVERIKTLIAKSSLQNVIPLGEGEVDTPQDPEVQLQEQEKRIEISCALAAEASRRGRMLSAQCATPSPPTSPASPTPPTNPLSSEPPRADSSHLMRV, encoded by the exons ATGTCCAGCAAGGCGGGCAGCAAGCGGCCGGCCACCGTCCCCAGCGAGCCCCCCAACCACGCCATGGTGGCCGAGGTGCCCCCGGAGCGCCCCGGAGGCCGG GCTCCGCGCTCATCCCGCAAGGGCATCGCCTTCGGGAAGCGCTCCAACTCCATGAAGAGGAACCCCAACGCCGCTGTCACCAAGAGCGGGTGGCTCTACAAGCAG GCCAGCTCGGGGGTGAAGCAGTGGAACAAGCGCTGGTTTGTGCTGGTGGATCGCTGCCTCTTCTACTACAAAG ACGAGAAGGAGGAGAACATCCTGGGCAGCATCCCCCTGCTCAGCTTCCGCGTGGCCGCCGTGCAGCCCTCGGACAACATCAGCAGGAAGCACACGTTCAAG GTGACGGTGTGCTGGGTGGAGGAGCTGCCGGCGGGTAACGGGCAGTCCCTGTCTCCTCCCCAGGCCGAGCACGCCGGCATCCGCACCTACTTCTTCAGTGCTGAGAACACGGAGGAGCAGGAGTCCTGGATCCAGGCCATGGGCGAGGCTGCCCGCGTGCAGATCCCGCCGAGCCAGAG GCACGAGAAGCCGGACTCAGAGAACATCCCCCCCagcaaacaccaccaccaccaccactgcaACGCCGCCCACCGCGAGCACCCCAAGGCTGAACCTGACACCAAGACCCGTGGCGAGGGCGACGGCCGTGGCTCGGAGAAGATGGAGCGGAAGCCGTCGGAGCGGGCGGACGGCAAGAAGGATCCTCTGGCCAAAACCAATGGCCTGGTTGGGCAGGAGCCGCCCTCGGAGCCGGGCAGTCCCTACCCCGAGGGGCCGCGGGGGCCGGCGAGCGCCGAGCGGCCGGCACAACCCAACGGGTGGCCGTACCCCTCGCCCAGCCGGCCCGGCAGCACCGCCTTCCCCCCGGCGGGTGACGGTGACAGCGGGGCCCAGCGCCGGGGCGTCACTCCCAGGTCCCACCCAGAGAAGGTGGCCCAGCGCAAGAGCTCCATGAcgcagctgcagcagtgggtgAACTCGCGCCGCGCCACCGCGCCCACCGAGGAGCTGCGCAG ccccaccaggTTTTACCCCGTGTCCCGCCGGGTGCCCGATTATTACTCGCCCTACTCGCCGCAGTACCCCGAGGAGTACCAGTACTACCCGCCGGGCGTGCGCCCCGACAGCATCTGCTCCATGCCCGCCTTCGACCGCGTCAGCCCCCCGTGGGCGCTGGAGGACAAACGCCGCTCCTTCCGCAACgggggtcccttccaccccGCCTTCGGCCGCCAGGACGTCCCGCTGTGGCTGCCGGCGCCCTCCAGGCCGCCGAGCTACCTGGACGAGGTGGACGCGGCCTCGGGCTCGCTGCGGAGGATGTCGCTGCAGCCGCGCTCGCGCTCGGTGCCGCGCTcgcccagccagggctcctaCGGCCGCGCCAGGGTTTACTCGCCCGTGCGCTCACCCAGCGCCCGCTTCGAGCGGCTGCCGCCCCGCGGGGATGAGATTTACGCCGACCCCGCCACCTTCGTGATGCGCAGGTCCATCAGCTCGCCCAAG TACGATTACCTGGGTGACAGGCGGCCCGTCCCGGCCGGGATGTACCCGTACCACTTCCCGGCGTCCCCCACCATCCACGACAAAATG GATGAACTTTTAGACCTTCAGTTGCAAAGAAACCTAGAATATTTGGACCAGCAG GTGACGCCGTTCCCGGAGCCCTACAGGGACACCCTGCACCCCTACAAGATCAGCGAGCAGGACACCGAT AAGCTGCTGGGGAAGCTCTGCGAGCAGAACAAGGTGCTGcgggagcaggagaggctggtgCAGCAGCTCCGCGCTGAGAAG GAGAGCCTGGAGAGTGCCCTGATGGGGACAcaccaggagctggagatgTTTGGGAGCCAGCCTGCCTACCCGGAGAAGCTGCTGCACAAGAAGGAATCGCTGCAGAACCAGCTCATCAACATCCGCGTGGAGCTGTCCCAGGCCAGCACG gCCCTGGCAAACAGCACGGCCGAGTACGAGAGCCTGGAGAGCGAGGTGTCCACCCTGCACGATGacctctgggagcagctcaaCCTGGAcatccag AACGAGATGCTCAACAGGCAGATCCAGAGGGAGATCTGGCGGATCCAGGACGTGATGGAGGGGCTGAGGAAGAACAACCCCTCCCGAGGCACCGACACGGCCAAGCACCGAG TGGCCCTGGGCCCCTCGGGCACGTACAGCTCcaacagccctgccagccccctgagctctgccagcctcacCAGCCCCCTGAGCCCCTTCTCCCTCATCTCCGGCTCCCAGGGATCGCCCACCAAGCCCGGCCCTGGCGAG GAACCGGGCCCGCCTCGACCTCCCCTCCCCAAGTCCTACGTGCCCCTGGAGTCTCCTCCGGCCGTTCCTCCGCTCCCCAGCGAGAGCCGCCTCTGGCCCTACCCCGCCTCCCCTTCCTGGCACCAAGGAGAGGCCAAGCGGGGACAG cccaaaccaggcctggagcagagcaagaAGGAGCCCCCCCGGCCCAGCCCCCCCGGCCCCACACCCGAGGGGCTCCCACAGACCCGCCCGGAGCACGACGGCGACAAACAAGCAGCTCTCAACAAGG TGGGAATCGTCCCCCCCAGGACCAAATCTCCGGCGGAGGAGGAGGCGGTGCCCAGGAGGAATGGCCTGGCCAACGGGCTCAGCTCCCGG GAGAGACCCAAGAGCGCCGTGTTCGCTACCGAGACCAAGGTGAAGATGAGCGTGGAGGAGCAGATCGACCGCATGAAGCGCCACCAGAGCGGCTCCATGAAGGAGAAGCGGCgcagcctgcagctccccgGCCCGCAGCCGCTGCCCGGCCCCCAGCCCGACCCGCCCGGCACCAAAACCCCCTCGTCCTACAAGGTG GTGCGGCGGCACCGCAGCATCCACGAGGTGGACATCTCGGACCTGGAGGCCGCGCTGCGCTCCGACGAGCCCGACAAGGTGTACGAGACGCCGCAGGAGGAGATCGCCCGGCTGAGGAAGATGGAGCTGGAGCCGCAGCACTACGACGTGGACATCCACAAGGAG ctgtccacGCCGGACAAAGTCCTGATCCCCGAGCGCTACGTGGAGCTGGAGCCAGAATCGCCCCTCAGCCCTGAGGAGatgaaggagaagcagaagaaggTGGAAAGGATCAAGACTCTCATTGCCAAATCCAG CCTGCAGAACGTCATCCCCCTGGGTGAGGGGGAGGTGGACACCCCGCAGGACCCTgaggtgcagctgcaggagcaggagaagaggaTCGAGAtctcctgtgccctggctgccGAGGCCTCGCGCCGCGGCCGGATGCTCTCGG CTCAGTGcgccacccccagccctcccacctccccagcctccccGACTCCACCGACCAACCCCCTCTCGTCCGAGCCGCCCCGGGCCGACAGCAGCCACCTCATGCGGGTGTGA
- the PLEKHA6 gene encoding pleckstrin homology domain-containing family A member 6 isoform X2 has translation MSSKAGSKRPATVPSEPPNHAMVAEVPPERPGGRAPRSSRKGIAFGKRSNSMKRNPNAAVTKSGWLYKQASSGVKQWNKRWFVLVDRCLFYYKDEKEENILGSIPLLSFRVAAVQPSDNISRKHTFKVTVCWVEELPAGNGQSLSPPQAEHAGIRTYFFSAENTEEQESWIQAMGEAARVQIPPSQRHEKPDSENIPPSKHHHHHHCNAAHREHPKAEPDTKTRGEGDGRGSEKMERKPSERADGKKDPLAKTNGLVGQEPPSEPGSPYPEGPRGPASAERPAQPNGWPYPSPSRPGSTAFPPAGDGDSGAQRRGVTPRSHPEKVAQRKSSMTQLQQWVNSRRATAPTEELRSPTRFYPVSRRVPDYYSPYSPQYPEEYQYYPPGVRPDSICSMPAFDRVSPPWALEDKRRSFRNGGPFHPAFGRQDVPLWLPAPSRPPSYLDEVDAASGSLRRMSLQPRSRSVPRSPSQGSYGRARVYSPVRSPSARFERLPPRGDEIYADPATFVMRRSISSPKYDYLGDRRPVPAGMYPYHFPASPTIHDKMMSESETLITMVNRMVETSSPRAQLYMQVTPFPEPYRDTLHPYKISEQDTDKLLGKLCEQNKVLREQERLVQQLRAEKESLESALMGTHQELEMFGSQPAYPEKLLHKKESLQNQLINIRVELSQASTALANSTAEYESLESEVSTLHDDLWEQLNLDIQNEMLNRQIQREIWRIQDVMEGLRKNNPSRGTDTAKHRVALGPSGTYSSNSPASPLSSASLTSPLSPFSLISGSQGSPTKPGPGEEPGPPRPPLPKSYVPLESPPAVPPLPSESRLWPYPASPSWHQGEAKRGQPKPGLEQSKKEPPRPSPPGPTPEGLPQTRPEHDGDKQAALNKVGIVPPRTKSPAEEEAVPRRNGLANGLSSRERPKSAVFATETKVKMSVEEQIDRMKRHQSGSMKEKRRSLQLPGPQPLPGPQPDPPGTKTPSSYKVVRRHRSIHEVDISDLEAALRSDEPDKVYETPQEEIARLRKMELEPQHYDVDIHKELSTPDKVLIPERYVELEPESPLSPEEMKEKQKKVERIKTLIAKSSLQNVIPLGEGEVDTPQDPEVQLQEQEKRIEISCALAAEASRRGRMLSAQCATPSPPTSPASPTPPTNPLSSEPPRADSSHLMRV, from the exons ATGTCCAGCAAGGCGGGCAGCAAGCGGCCGGCCACCGTCCCCAGCGAGCCCCCCAACCACGCCATGGTGGCCGAGGTGCCCCCGGAGCGCCCCGGAGGCCGG GCTCCGCGCTCATCCCGCAAGGGCATCGCCTTCGGGAAGCGCTCCAACTCCATGAAGAGGAACCCCAACGCCGCTGTCACCAAGAGCGGGTGGCTCTACAAGCAG GCCAGCTCGGGGGTGAAGCAGTGGAACAAGCGCTGGTTTGTGCTGGTGGATCGCTGCCTCTTCTACTACAAAG ACGAGAAGGAGGAGAACATCCTGGGCAGCATCCCCCTGCTCAGCTTCCGCGTGGCCGCCGTGCAGCCCTCGGACAACATCAGCAGGAAGCACACGTTCAAG GTGACGGTGTGCTGGGTGGAGGAGCTGCCGGCGGGTAACGGGCAGTCCCTGTCTCCTCCCCAGGCCGAGCACGCCGGCATCCGCACCTACTTCTTCAGTGCTGAGAACACGGAGGAGCAGGAGTCCTGGATCCAGGCCATGGGCGAGGCTGCCCGCGTGCAGATCCCGCCGAGCCAGAG GCACGAGAAGCCGGACTCAGAGAACATCCCCCCCagcaaacaccaccaccaccaccactgcaACGCCGCCCACCGCGAGCACCCCAAGGCTGAACCTGACACCAAGACCCGTGGCGAGGGCGACGGCCGTGGCTCGGAGAAGATGGAGCGGAAGCCGTCGGAGCGGGCGGACGGCAAGAAGGATCCTCTGGCCAAAACCAATGGCCTGGTTGGGCAGGAGCCGCCCTCGGAGCCGGGCAGTCCCTACCCCGAGGGGCCGCGGGGGCCGGCGAGCGCCGAGCGGCCGGCACAACCCAACGGGTGGCCGTACCCCTCGCCCAGCCGGCCCGGCAGCACCGCCTTCCCCCCGGCGGGTGACGGTGACAGCGGGGCCCAGCGCCGGGGCGTCACTCCCAGGTCCCACCCAGAGAAGGTGGCCCAGCGCAAGAGCTCCATGAcgcagctgcagcagtgggtgAACTCGCGCCGCGCCACCGCGCCCACCGAGGAGCTGCGCAG ccccaccaggTTTTACCCCGTGTCCCGCCGGGTGCCCGATTATTACTCGCCCTACTCGCCGCAGTACCCCGAGGAGTACCAGTACTACCCGCCGGGCGTGCGCCCCGACAGCATCTGCTCCATGCCCGCCTTCGACCGCGTCAGCCCCCCGTGGGCGCTGGAGGACAAACGCCGCTCCTTCCGCAACgggggtcccttccaccccGCCTTCGGCCGCCAGGACGTCCCGCTGTGGCTGCCGGCGCCCTCCAGGCCGCCGAGCTACCTGGACGAGGTGGACGCGGCCTCGGGCTCGCTGCGGAGGATGTCGCTGCAGCCGCGCTCGCGCTCGGTGCCGCGCTcgcccagccagggctcctaCGGCCGCGCCAGGGTTTACTCGCCCGTGCGCTCACCCAGCGCCCGCTTCGAGCGGCTGCCGCCCCGCGGGGATGAGATTTACGCCGACCCCGCCACCTTCGTGATGCGCAGGTCCATCAGCTCGCCCAAG TACGATTACCTGGGTGACAGGCGGCCCGTCCCGGCCGGGATGTACCCGTACCACTTCCCGGCGTCCCCCACCATCCACGACAAAATG ATGAGTGAGAGCGAGACCCTCATCACTATGGTGAACAGGATGGTGGAGACCTCCTCCCCTAGGGCCCAGCTCTACATGCAA GTGACGCCGTTCCCGGAGCCCTACAGGGACACCCTGCACCCCTACAAGATCAGCGAGCAGGACACCGAT AAGCTGCTGGGGAAGCTCTGCGAGCAGAACAAGGTGCTGcgggagcaggagaggctggtgCAGCAGCTCCGCGCTGAGAAG GAGAGCCTGGAGAGTGCCCTGATGGGGACAcaccaggagctggagatgTTTGGGAGCCAGCCTGCCTACCCGGAGAAGCTGCTGCACAAGAAGGAATCGCTGCAGAACCAGCTCATCAACATCCGCGTGGAGCTGTCCCAGGCCAGCACG gCCCTGGCAAACAGCACGGCCGAGTACGAGAGCCTGGAGAGCGAGGTGTCCACCCTGCACGATGacctctgggagcagctcaaCCTGGAcatccag AACGAGATGCTCAACAGGCAGATCCAGAGGGAGATCTGGCGGATCCAGGACGTGATGGAGGGGCTGAGGAAGAACAACCCCTCCCGAGGCACCGACACGGCCAAGCACCGAG TGGCCCTGGGCCCCTCGGGCACGTACAGCTCcaacagccctgccagccccctgagctctgccagcctcacCAGCCCCCTGAGCCCCTTCTCCCTCATCTCCGGCTCCCAGGGATCGCCCACCAAGCCCGGCCCTGGCGAG GAACCGGGCCCGCCTCGACCTCCCCTCCCCAAGTCCTACGTGCCCCTGGAGTCTCCTCCGGCCGTTCCTCCGCTCCCCAGCGAGAGCCGCCTCTGGCCCTACCCCGCCTCCCCTTCCTGGCACCAAGGAGAGGCCAAGCGGGGACAG cccaaaccaggcctggagcagagcaagaAGGAGCCCCCCCGGCCCAGCCCCCCCGGCCCCACACCCGAGGGGCTCCCACAGACCCGCCCGGAGCACGACGGCGACAAACAAGCAGCTCTCAACAAGG TGGGAATCGTCCCCCCCAGGACCAAATCTCCGGCGGAGGAGGAGGCGGTGCCCAGGAGGAATGGCCTGGCCAACGGGCTCAGCTCCCGG GAGAGACCCAAGAGCGCCGTGTTCGCTACCGAGACCAAGGTGAAGATGAGCGTGGAGGAGCAGATCGACCGCATGAAGCGCCACCAGAGCGGCTCCATGAAGGAGAAGCGGCgcagcctgcagctccccgGCCCGCAGCCGCTGCCCGGCCCCCAGCCCGACCCGCCCGGCACCAAAACCCCCTCGTCCTACAAGGTG GTGCGGCGGCACCGCAGCATCCACGAGGTGGACATCTCGGACCTGGAGGCCGCGCTGCGCTCCGACGAGCCCGACAAGGTGTACGAGACGCCGCAGGAGGAGATCGCCCGGCTGAGGAAGATGGAGCTGGAGCCGCAGCACTACGACGTGGACATCCACAAGGAG ctgtccacGCCGGACAAAGTCCTGATCCCCGAGCGCTACGTGGAGCTGGAGCCAGAATCGCCCCTCAGCCCTGAGGAGatgaaggagaagcagaagaaggTGGAAAGGATCAAGACTCTCATTGCCAAATCCAG CCTGCAGAACGTCATCCCCCTGGGTGAGGGGGAGGTGGACACCCCGCAGGACCCTgaggtgcagctgcaggagcaggagaagaggaTCGAGAtctcctgtgccctggctgccGAGGCCTCGCGCCGCGGCCGGATGCTCTCGG CTCAGTGcgccacccccagccctcccacctccccagcctccccGACTCCACCGACCAACCCCCTCTCGTCCGAGCCGCCCCGGGCCGACAGCAGCCACCTCATGCGGGTGTGA